The following nucleotide sequence is from Saccharothrix texasensis.
GTGTCCGGCTCGGTGGCGGTGCTGGCGGTGCTGGTGCGGCACGGTGTGGCGAAGTGGAACTCGGTGGGCTCGGTGGCGTTCGCCGCGTGGTCGGTCGGGTTGACGCTGGTCGTGATCTTCCCCAAGAACAACTGGGCGATCGGGCCGAGCATGAGCGGCAGCATCCACCGCTTCGGCAGCCTGCTCGCGTTCGTCGCGCTGCCGGTCGCGGCGGTGCTGCTCGCCCGGCCGTGGCGCCGCGACCCGGTGTGGGGCGCGCACGCCCGGTGGACGTTCCGGTTCGGCGTGCTGTCGGCCCTGGCGTTCACGCCGATCCTGTACGCGATCGGCGTGAACGCGGTCGTGGGCACGTCCTGGTGGCGGGTGATCCCGCTCGGGTACGTCGAACGGCTGCTGGTGCTGACCGAGGTGGTGGCGGTGCTGGTCGCGGCGGTGTGGGCCGTCGCGGTGGCGCACCGGCCCGCCACGCCGGACCCGCCTGCCGCACCCGACCCGCTCGTCACACCGGATCCGCCCGCCACGCCGGACCGGCCGGGCGGGGCTCAGGAGTACAGGCCGTCCAGCACGTCCTTGTAGCGGCCCTCGATCTCCTTGCGCCGCATCTTCAGGCTCGCGGTGAGGGTGCCGTCGTCCACCGAGAAGTCTTTCGGCAGCACGGCGAACTTCTTGATCGTCTCGTGCCGCGCCAGCTTCTCGTTCGCCGCCGACACGGCCCGGCCCACCTCGGCATCCGCGTCGAGGTCGCCGGGCGCGAGGTCGGCGTCGAGGGTGACCAGCGCGACGCAGTAGTTGCGGCCGTCGCCGTGCACGAGCACGTTGCCGATGTACGGGCTGCCCGCCTTGACCAGGCCCTCCACCGCCTGCGGCGCGACGTACTTGCCGCCCGAGGTCTTGATCAGCTCCTTCTTCCGGTCGGTGATGCGCAACCGGCCGGCTTCGTCCAGCTCGCCGATGTCGCCGGTGTGCAGCCAGCCGTCCCGCAACGTCGCTGAGGTCTCCTCGGCCAACCCGCGGTAGCCGCGCATGATGCCGCGCCCGCCGATCAGCACCTCGCCGTCGTCGGCGATGCGGACCTCGGTGCCGACCAGCGGCTCGCCGACCGTGCCGAGCTTGTTCGCCCCGGGCCGGTTCACGAACGACGCCGCCGACGACTCGGTCAGGCCGTAGCCCTCCAGGATCGTGATGCCCGCCCGGTCGAAGAACTCGCCGACCGGCCGCGACAGCGGCGCGGAGCCGGACACGAAGTACTTGACCCGGCCGCCGACCCGGTCGCGCAGCTTGCTGAACACCAGCTTGTCGGCGATGGCCCGGCGCACCTTCCAGTCGGGGTGCTCGGCCACGGCCAACGCCCAGTCGAACAGCTTCGCCTTCACCCCGCCCGCCTCGCGCACGGAGGCCACGACCCGCTGGTGGATCTTCTCGAAGATCCGCGGCGCGGCGGCCACCACGGTCGGGCGCAGGTCGAGCAGGTTGGCCGCGATCCGGTCCACGTCTCCGTCCACGGCGGTGGGCACGCCGGTCGCGAGCATCCCGACCTGGAGCACCTTGCCGAACGCGTGGGACATCGGCAGCCACAGGAAGTGCAGGTCCTCGGGCGTCAGCACGCCCAGCTCGCGGATCGCCTCGGCGGTGTAGAGCCAGTTGTCGTGGGTCAGCTCGACGCCCTTGGGCGTGCCCGTGGTGCCGGAGGTGTAGATCAGCGTGGCCAGCCGGTCCGGCGTGAGCTCGTCGACCATCGCGTCGTAGTCGCCCTCGGCCTCGTCGGGCTCCCAGTCCGTCGTGACGACCTTCGCGTCGACCTTGCCCGTCAGCTCCGGGTCGGCGACCACGAGCACGCTCCCCGAGTCGCGGACGATGTGCGCGACGACGTCCGGCGTGCTGCTGGGGTAGATGGTCGTCGTCACGCCGCCCGCCGCGAGCACGGCCAGGTCGGTGAGGATCCAGTCGACGCTGGTGGTCGCCATGATCGCGACCCGCGCCTCGTCGCGCACGCCGAGCCCGCGGAAGCCCAGCGCCCGCCTGCGCACCTGCTCGCCGACCTCGGCCCAGGTCAGGGACGTCCACCCGGCGCCTTCACGGTGGCGCAACGCCTCGGCGTCCGGGGTTTCGCGCACGCGTTCGCGCAGCAGATCGGGGATGGAACGGGCCACGGTGACCTCCAGGGAGCGGCGCTCTGGAGCGGTACTCTAACCCCGTGAGATCGACTGGTCGGCGGGCAGTGCTCGACGCGGCCCTCGCGCTGGTCGACGAGGGCGGGTTGGACGCGGTCACGATCAGCGCGCTGACCGCCCGCTCCGGGGTGTCCAACGGCAGCGTGTACCACCACTTCGGCAGCCGGGCGGGGCTGCTCACCGTGCTGTACGGGGAGAGCTTCGCGCACTGCGTGGCGGCGCTGGCGCCCGCGCTGGAGGTCGGCGGCCCGGAGGAGGTGGTGCGGGAGGTGGCGGCGCGGTACCTGCGCTGGGTCGCCGAGCACCCCGGCCGGGCCCGGTTCCTCTACGCCGCGCCGGCGACCGCCGATCCCGCCGTGAAAGCGGAGGTGTTCGAGCCGGTCGCGCGCTGGTTCGCCCAGCGCATGGCGGCGGGCGAGCTGCGCGAGATCCCGTTGTGGGCGTTGGACGCCGTGGTGATGGGACCCGCGCACGAGTGCGCCCGGCGGCACCTCATGGGCGTGCTCGACCTGACCAGGGCGGCGGATCTGGTCGGTGATGCGGTGTGGGCGGCGGTCGCGCCCGTAGGGTGACCGCATGGCCACTTGGGGCGACCTCGCCGCATACGTGCACGACACCTATGACGTGATCGCGGAGAACGAGGACGAGATCCGGATCCTGTTCAACTTCGAGCAGTACGACGAGGACGACGAGCGGACCCAGGTGGTCGTCCTGGTCCGCGAAGTGCTCGACAAGCTGCACGAGTGGGTGCAGATCGCCTCGCCGATCGGGCTGGCGGCGAGGGTCGACCTGCACGCGTTCCTCGCCGAGGTCGGCAACTCGACCATCGCGTGCGGCGCGGCGATCATGGGCGACCACGTGGTGCTGCGGCACTCGTTGCCGTTGTCGGACCTCGACATCCACGAGTTCACCGAGCCGCTGGCGCTGCTCGCGGGCACGGCGGACCGGCTGGAGGAAACGTTCTTCGGCGGCGACGACTACTAGTGCTAACTTAGGCTGACCTCACTAGGGAAGGCGCTGAGTGTCCACACGGCCTGTCGCGACCGCCGGGTACGAGTCCATGACCGTCCAGGTCCGCGCGGGGGTGGGCGAACGACGCCTGGTCGCCGCCGTGCGGTCCCTGTTCGTGCGGCACGAGGTGCTGCGCGCCGACGGCTTCACCGCCGAGTCGTGCGTCCACCGCGTGTCGCTGCCCTCGTGCCTGGTGGCGCTCGCCGCCGTCGAGGACGTGTCGGGTGACGTGCCGCTGCGGGTGTTGTGGCTGGACGGCGGCGCGTCCGGTCGGATCGTGCTGACCGTGCGCCTCGACGTGCTGGCCCGCCTGCCGTGGCACGTGCTGCTGCCCGGCCTGGTCTCGGCGTGGAGCGCGAGCACCCACCTGCGCGCCCGCCGGGCCTCCGCCCAGGTCTCCTGACACCCCCCGCCCGATCCCTCGCCCCGCGCGGTCGCCCGGACCGTTGACAGCGGGCGTCCCGGGGTGCTGTGATCCACCCAACAGATAGGAAAGTTTCCTAACTGAACCGCCGCCACCGTGTTCCACCTCACCCCTGAACCGTGGGAGGCGCCCTGTGGCACCCCGATGGCCCGTACTGACCCTCCTGACGCCGCTGGTCGCGGCGGTCCTGTCCGTGCCGACGGCCTCGGCGGACGACGTCGTCGCGGCGGCCGTCACCGAGCACCAGGCGGAGAGCGCGACGATCTCCGGCGGCCTGGTCGAGTCCAACCACGCGGGCTACACCGGCGGCGGGTTCGTCAACTACGACAACGCCTCCGGCGCGTACGTCGAGTTCACCGTGACCGCCGCGACCGCCGGACCCGCGACGCTGTCCTTCCGCTACGCCAACGGCACCACCACCAACCGGCCGGTGAGCGTCACGGTCAACGGCTCGGCCGGCGTGGGCGTGGCGTTCCCCGGCACCGGCGCCTGGTCCACGTGGGGCACCGGGTCGGCGACCGCGTCCCTGGCCGCCGGCGCGAACCGCGTGCGCGTCACGGCGACCACGGCCAACGGCGGCCCGAACCTCGACCGGCTCACCGTCGACACCGGCACGACGTCCGCCGGCCGGCCCGCGGACGTCAACGGGCAGTTGCGGGTGTGCGGCGTGAAGCTGTGCAACCAGTACGGGAAGCCGATCCAGTTGCGCGGCATGAGCACGCACGGCATCCAGTGGTACTCGCAGTGCGTCAAGACCGCCTCGCTGGACGCGCTGGCGACCGACTGGGGCGCCGACGTCCTGCGGATCTCGATGTACGTGCAGGAGGACGGGTACGAGACGAACCCGCGCAAGTTCACCGACCTGGTGCACGGCTACATCGAGGAGGCGACCCGGCGCGGCATGTACGCGCTGGTCGACTGGCACCAGCTCGACCCCGGCGACCCGAACGCCAACATCGCCCTGGCGCGCACGTTCTTCACCGAGGTCGCGCAGCGGCACCGGGACAAGACCAACATCATCTACGACATCGCGAACGAGCCGAACAACGTCTCGTGGGCGGGGATCAAGTCCTACGCCGAGCAGATGATCCCGGTGATCCGGGCGCAGGACCCGGACGGCGTGGTGTTCGTCGGCACGCACGGGTGGGGCTCGCTCGGCATCTCCGACGGCCGCAGCGAGCAGGACATCGTCGACAACCCCGTCAACGCCACGAACTTCATGTACACGTTCCACTTCTACGCGGCGTCGCACCAGGACGAGTACTTCGCCGCGTTGCAGCGGGCGGCGTCGCGGCTGCCGATCTTCGTGACCGAGTTCGGCACCCAGACCTACACCGGTGACGGCGCCAACGACTTCGCGTACAGCCAGAAGTACCTGGACTTCCTGGCCGCGAACAAGATCGGCTGGACGAACTGGAACTTCTCCGACGACTTCCGCTCGGGCGCGGTGTTCAAGGAGGGCACGTGCGCCGGGTCCACCTTCGCCGGCACGGGCGTGCTCAAGCCCGCCGGCGTCTGGATCCGCGACCGGATGAGGACGCCGGACAACTTCCCGACGAGCTGACCGGTCCCCGCCGACCTCCCGTCGGCGGCGCCGCGCCACCGCGACCGCGGTCCGCGGTGCCGCCGACGACGGGAAGCAGTCCCCTGCGCCCCAACGACCACGGCACGCGACGTCGTCCTCACCCCGGCGATCGGGGGATCTTCGACGCCGTGAGTGCGTGGGGCCCGGCCTTGCGGCAGCATCGAGGTGGGGCGAGACGCAGGGGGACACGTGCGCAAGAAGGTGGACAGCGGTGACACGGCGGCCGTGGTCGGCTTGGGGGTGGCCGCGGCACGCCGCGGTGACGTCGCGGCGGCGGAGGTCTGGTACCGCGCCGCCGCCGACCGCGGTGACGTGGACGGCATGAACCTGGTGGGGTTGCTCTGCGAGGAACGCGGCGCCGTCGCCGAAGCCTCGCGCTGGTACGCGCGTGCCGCGGCCGAGGGCGACACGGTCGCCATGCACGGCCTGGCGCGGATCGCGCGGCGGGACGGCCGGCTCGACGACGCCGAGCGCTGGTACCGGGAAGCCGCCGACCACGGCGACCAGGAGGCCATGACCGCGGTGGCCGACCTGATGTCGTCGACCGGACGGGCCGACGACGAGTGGTACCGCCGCGCCGCCGAGTCGGGCGACCCCCGGGCCCTCGCGGTGCTCGGCACGCGGCTGCGGGCCGGGGGAGAGCTCGCCGAGGCGGAGCGGTGGTTGCGCCGGGCCGTGGAGGTGACCGACGAGCCGTTCTTCATGGTGGAGCTCGGCTCGGTCCTCGCGGAGCGCGGTGACCTCGACGAGGCCGGGACGTGGCACCGCCGTGCCGCCTCGGCCGGTCACGTCGACGCGCTGGGCCACCTCGGCTCGGTGCTGGTGGCCCGGGGCGACCTGGCCCGGGCCGAGGAGGCCTACCGGGAGGCGGCCGGGACCGGTCGGAGGTCCGCCATGGCCGCCCTCGCGCTGCTGCTGGCGCACCGGGGCGAGGTCGGTGAGGCCGAGGACTGGTTGGCGCGGGCGGCGACCTCGGCCGGGGTCGAGGTGGACCACGACCTGTGGTCCGCGCTGCCGCCGCTGGGCGCCACCGCGCTGGACCGGCGGGAACGCGACGCGGCGACCCGCGTGCTCGTCGTCCTCGGCGTCCTGGCCCGGCGGCAGGACGACGTCGACCGGGCCGAGCGCTGCCTGCGCCGCGCGGCGGGCGTGGGCGACGCCCAGGCGATGCACGAGCTGGGGATGCTGCTGACCCGCTGGGGCGCCGCCGCCAGGCGTGCCGCCGCCCACCGGCCGGGTCGCCGGGTCGAGCCGGTGGCGGACCAGCCCGCGACCTGGTTCACCCGCGCCGCCGAGGCGGGCCACCCGGACGCGATGCTCAGCCTGTCCGCCCTGCACAAGGGCCGCCCGGAGGGCGACCTGTGGTGGCGCCGCGCCATCGCGGCGCGCCAGGCCGACGCGATGGAGGCGCTGGTCGACGACTCGTCCGGCTGACCGCGCCGGGCCTCAGGCGGAGGTGGCGCGCCGCCACCGCGCCACGACCAGGCGGACCTCGGCGAGCGGCAAGGTGCCAGGTTCGAGGATCTCCAGGACCCCGAGCAGGTCGTCGATCCCGCCGGCTTGGGCGAGGCAGGCCAGCACGATCGACGACACGTGGACCCGCGGGTGGGGGCTCTCCGGGACGGACAGCGCGACGCCCGAGCGCTGACCGAGCAGCTGGACGACCAGGGTGCGGTTGGCCGTGTTGGCGAGCAGGGGCACGGCGGCCAGCGCGTCCACCAGCGGTCCCAGGAGGTCGCCGGGGCGCGTGTCCACGTCGGCGGGAGCGCCCTTCCCGGGTAGCGGCTCGCCGAGCGCTCGCGCCAGCCGCTCCACCCCGCCGGTGCCCTGCTCCAGCCACCGGTCGACGCCATCCGGGTCCAGGTCGGAGTCCGGCGGCGGGTCCGCCGGCGGCGCGGGGACGTCGTCCGCTCCGGGGTCCACCTGCCGCAGGCCGTCCCGGGCCGCCAGGGCCAGGCGCAGCGCGGTCAGCCGTGCCGCCGCGGCGCGGTCCAGCTGTCGTGCCGTCCGGCGTTCCGCGTCACGGGCACGTCCGACGGCTTCCTCGCGGCGGTGGCCGTCGTCGGGGCGGTGGTCGCGTTCCCACGTCAGCCGGACGGTGTCCTCCTGCGCCCGCAGCAGGCGGCGGTGCAGGAACGCCGTGAGCCCGGTGAAGCGGCTCGCCAGGTGGTCGCCCTCGGCCACGTGCCGCCGGGCGCGGTCGACCTCCGCCTGCCGACCCGCGTCGCCCGGCAGGTGCAGGTGCACGCCTCCGGTGATGACACCCGCCTGCACGACCGGGCCGCGGACCGGCCCGGACACCTCGTTGTGCGAATCCATGTCCACCAGACCTCGGCCGCCGAACCCCGTGCCGCCAACGCTTCGCCGGAACACCCCGCGAGGGGGACCACGTCCAGGTTAGCGGCCCGGGTCGGGGAACCGGGTCAGGAGACCGGCCAGCTGTGGACCGGTTCGTTGGTGTGCATCAGGTCCCGGTAGGTGCGCAGCATCCGCCGCAGGGCCTCGGGCCGGTCCAGCGCCGTGTGGTCGTAGTGCCGGTGGAACGCGCGCGCCTGCCACGTCGCCCCGTTCACGCCGGTCAGGCACCGCTGCTCGATCACGCCGAGCAGCCGGTCCCGTTCCGCCGGGTCCACCTTCATCCGCACCAGGCCCTCGTGCGCCATCGGCAGCAGCCGGCGCAGCACCAGCTCCGCCACCGGCACGGTGCCGAGCCCCGGCCAGTACACCTGCGCGTCGATGCCCATCCGCGCGCCCGACGTGAAGTTCTCCTCCGCCGCGCTGAACGACATCTGCGACCACAGCGGCCGCTCCTCCTCGGCCAGCACGCGCACCAGGCCGTAGTAGAAGGCGCCGTTCGCCAGCATGTCGACCACCGTCGGCCCGGACGGCAACGTGCGGTTCTCCACCCGCAGGTGCGGCTGGTCGCGCACCACGTCGTACACCGGCCGGTTCCACCGGTAGATCGTGCCGTTGTGCAGCCGCAGCTCCGCCAACGAGGGCGTGTCGCCCCGCTCCAGCACCTGCAACGGGTCCTCCTCGTCGCAGATCGGCAGCAACGCCGGGAAGTACCGCACGTTCTCCTCGAACAGGTCGAAGATCGACGTGATCCACCGCTCCCCGAACCACACCCGCGGCCGGACGCCCTGCTCCTTCAGCTCGTCGCTGCGCGTGTCCGTGGCCTGCTGGAACAACGCGATCCGCGTCTCCCGCCACAGCTCCTTGCCCAGCAGGAACGGCGAGTTGGCGCCGATCGCGACCTGCACGCCCGCGATGGCCTGCGCCGCGTTCCAGTAGGCCGCGAAGTCCTCCGGCGACACCTGGAGGTGGAACTGGGTGCTGGTGCAGGCGGCCTCCGGCACGATCGAGTCCGCGGTGAGCTGCAACCGCTCGACACCGCTGATCCCGATCTGGAGGTCCTCGCCCCGCGCGGCCAGCACCTGCTCGTTGAGCAGCGCGTACCGCGGGTTGCCCGACAGCGCGTCCACCGCCAGGTGCTTCGGCTGCAACGTCGGCAGGATTCCGATCATCACCATGTGCGCGTCGACGCCCCGCGCCTTGTGCTCGGCCTCGTTCAACGACGTCCGCACGACGTCCTCGAACGCCGTGATCCCGCCGCCGGTCAGCAGCCGCGGCGCGACGTTGATCTCCAGGTTCCACTGGCCCAGCTCGGTCACGAAGTCCGGGTCGGCGATGGCCTCCAGCGCCTCGGCGTTGCGCATCGCCGGGTCGCCCGCGTCGTCGACCAGGTTGAGCTCGATCTCCAACCCGGTCGTCGGCCGGTCGAACTCGAACCTGGACTCGCCCAGCATCCGGGCGAACACGTCCAGGCAGCGACGCACCTTCGTGCGGTACCGCGTCCGGTCATCGCGGGTGAACTGCTGTCGCCCGACGTCGTCGCCCATACCGCCGCCTTCCGCACACCTCGATCAGCGCGCGGGTACCGCGATCGCGGTCACCACAAACCCCTCCCGCGCCAGCCAGCGCCCGGTGAAGCCGTCGAGCGCGACGCCGTCCACCACCGGGGGCTCGATGAGGATGCGGGCGGTGAACGTGCCGTCGTCCGGGTTGAGGGTCACCTCGGCATCCTCGAACCCCAGCCACTTCCGCGCCAGCGGGAACCACGCCTTGTAGACCGTCTCCTTGGCGCTGAACAGCAGCCGGTCCCACGCCACCTTGTCGCTCGACGCCCGCAGATCACCCATCCGGGCGAGCTCGCCGGGCACCGCGACGGCCTCCAGCACGCCGTCCGGGGTCGGTTCGTTCGGCTCGGCGTCGATCCCGATCGTCCACACCTCGGACACCCGGCCGACGGCCGCCGCCCGGTAGCCCTTGCAGTGCGTGATGCTGCCGACGACGCCCTCGGGCCACGTCGGCTCGCGGTTCGGGCCGGGCAGCAGCGGCGCGGGCGGGAACCCGAGACCGGCCAACGCCGTGCGCGCGCAGTGCCGGCCCGTGGCGAACTCCTTGCGCCTCTTCTCCACCGCCCGGGCGACGTGTTCCGCCTCCTGGGGGAACAACACCACCCCGTCGGGGTCGTCGAACGCGTCGAACGCCGACACCGGCGGCGTGAGCAGGTCCGTGATCACCGTGCGTCCCCTTCGCGCAGCACGTCCAGCAGCGGGGCGGCGGTCCAGCCGCGCGGCTGCCACTCCCGCGGGTAGCCGAGCGACACCTCGTCGAAGCGGACGCCGTCCTTGCGGATCGTGCGCGGGATGTGCAGGTGCCCGTAGACCATCACCGCCGCGCGGAACCTCAGGTGCCAGTCCGCGGTCCGCTCGGTGCCGCACCACAAGGCGAATTCGGGGTACCGCAGCACGAACGTGGGATCGCGCACGAGGGGCCAGTGGTTGATCAGCACGGTGCGCAACGAGCTGTCCACAGCGCGCAACCGGCGCTCGCTCTCCTCGATCCGCGCCGCGCACCACGCCTCGCGGCTCGGGTACGGGTCCGGGTGCAGGAAGTACTCGTCGGTGCAGATGACACCGGCCTCCTGCGCGACGGCCAGCGCGGACGCCTTGTCGATCGTGCCCGCCGGGCGGAACGTGTAGTCGTAGAGCGTGAACAGCGGCGCCACCGCCACCGGGCCGCCCGCGCCCTCGAACACCGCGTACTCGTCCTCGGGGGTGAGCACGTCGATGCCGCGGCACAGCTCGACGAGCTGCTTGTAGCGCACCTCGCCGCGGGCCTGCGCCGGGTCGTCCTTCGTGGTCCACAGCTCGTGGTTGCCCGGCGACCACACCACCTTGGCGAACCGGCCGCGCAGCACGCCCAGCGCCCACTCGACGTCGTCGAACTTCTCCGCCACGTCACCCGCCACGATCAGCCAGTCGTCGGGCGAGTGCGGTCGGATGGCGTCGACGAACTGGCGGTTCTGCTGGTACGTCACGTGCAGGTCGCTGGTGGCGAGGAGTCGCGGCGCAGTGCTCACACCTTCGAGCGTATCCGTGCGCAGCGAGTATCGGGGAGTGACCGCTCATCCGCTCGTCGCTCCTGTGTGGCCGCTCGGCGGTGTGATGGTGGCCGCGTGACGCTGGACCACTCCCGTTCGTCGCGCGTTCCCTTACCAGGGGGCGTCGGTGTTCCTAGCGTGATGGGCATCACGACGTCCTGGGCGGAGGACCTGATGACCAACTACGCAAGACCAGCGCAGCCGTTCGGTCGAACGGTGGGCGCGGAGATCGCCCGCCAGGTGCAACAGCACACGCACCCCGCGGTCGCCCCCAGGCGCACGGACGACGCCGCCCTGGCCATGTTGCTGCGCGCCCGCCAGCGCGGTGACGCCCAGCGGCAGGAGCCGTGGGTGCGCCGGGCCCCGGAAGCGCCGCCACGACCGCCGCACGCCGACGTGATCGAGCAACTGGCCGTGCGCCTGGTGCCGCCGTCGCTGTGGGCGGTGGTGGAGCCGCTGCTGCCACCCGCGAAGGTGCGCCGCCAGGGCGGCGGCCGGGGCCGGGTGTCGGACCGCGCCATCTTCACCGCGATCGTGTTCGTCCTGACCAGCGGTTGCGCCTGGCGGCACCTGCCGCCGACGTTCGGCGTGACCGTGCCGACCGTGCACCGCCGGTTCCAGGAGTGGAGCGAGGCCGGGTTGTGGCTGCGGCTGCGCCGGGCGGCGATGGACGGCGCGGCGGGCGACGCCGAGTGGCTGCGGCTGGTGCTGGAAGCGGCGGAACGACGCGGCGCGCGCGCCGTGGGCTGAGCCGAACGGGGACCGACGGTGGCAACGCGGGCGTCCCGACTGCGAACCGGGGCGCCCGCCGCGCCGTTCGTCCCGATGGAGGTGTTCCCGATGACCGAGTTGTCCGGACGCGAGGTCGCGCTGCTGAAGGCGACCGTCGCGAACCGGGTCGAGCTGACCCGCAGCGCCGAACCCGACGTGCGGGTGGACGGTCTGCCGTTCTGCGACCCGACGACGGCCCGCGCGCTCGTGCACGCCGGCCTGATCGAGGCGGCGAGCCCGGTCGCGCCGGGTGACCTCGCGGCCGCCCGCCTGACCGCCGCCGGCGCCGCGGCCCTCGGCCTGGCGGTCTACGCGGCCTGACCGGCCCGCCCCCGGCCCCGGCCCCACCGCCTCACCGGCTCGGGCCGCCGGGTCCTGGGCGAGCAGCTCGCTCAACCGCGCCGCCGGGCTCGCCGGCACCCGCCTCCTCGGCGGCGGCGAGCAGCTTCGGCAGTTTTCGGGGTCGAGGTGGTCCGACGTCGTGAACCGCCTGCCGGAGGGTGACCGGTTCCCGGCGTGGCGCCACCGTTCGCGCGGTCAGGCGTGCACGCCCGCCTGGTACTTCGGCACCCTCACGCTGATCTTCGTCCCCAGCCCCTGGGCCGTTTCCACGACGAGGCCGTAGTCGTCGCCGTAGCAGCGCCGGAGGCGTTCGTCGATGTTCCCCAGCCCTATCCCGGCCGTCTCGCCGACCTGGCCCGCCAACGTGCGGCGCAGCGCGTCCGGGTCCATGCCGATGCCGTCGTCCTCGATGGTGATGTGGGCCTCCTCGCCCGCGTCCGCCGCCAGGATCGAGATGTGGCCCGGCCCGACCTTGCCCTCCATCCCGTGCCGCACGGCGTTCTCCACCAGCGGTTGCAGGCACAGGAACGGCACGGTCACCGGCAGCACCTCCGGCGCGATCTGCAACGTCACCTTCAGCCGCTCGCCGAACCGGGCCCGTTCCAGGGCCAGGTACTGGTCGATCGACTTCAGCTCCTCCGACAACGTGGTGAAGTCACCCGCCCGGCGGAACGAGTAGCGGGTGAAGTCGGCGAAGTCCAGCAACAGCGTGCGAGCGCGCTCGGGGTCCGTGCGCACGTAGGACGCGATGGCGGACAACGAGTTGTAGATGAAGTGCGGCGAGATCTGCGCCCGCAGCGCCCGCACCTCCGCCTCCACCAACCGGGTCCGCGACCGGTCCAGCTCGGCCAGCTCCAGCTGGCCCGACGCCCAGCGCGCCACCTCGTTCGTCGCCCGCACCAACCCGGCCGACGCCTCCCGGCTGTAGGCCGCCAGCACGCCCACCACCCGTCCCTCCACGGTCAGCGGCGCGAGGACGGCCGTGTGCACGGGGCAGTCGGGCGCGGAGCAGGTGATGTCGAACGCCCGGGTGCGGCCGGTGGAGAACACGTCGGCGGCCAGCCCCATCGCCTCGGCCGCGTGGTGCCCGCCGTCGCCCTCCCACGCCACGACCTCGGTCTCGTCGGTCAACGCGAGCGCGGGCGTGCCGAGCAGCGTCCGCAGGTGCTTGGCCGACTTCTTCGCCGCCTCCGGCACCAGCCCGGCGCGCAGCGGGGGAGCGGCGGACCATGCGGTGTGCAGCGTCTCGAACGTGATCCGCTGCTCGTGGGTCAGGAAGTCGTTGCGGGTGCGGGAGGTCCACCACAGCGTGCTCACCACGGCGAGGCCGACGAGCAGGATCGCGCCCGCCGTCCACAACGCGGTCACAACCGGTCCTGACTGCGCAGACCCAGGTTCTCCGGCGCGTGCAAGCGCACCATGACGTGGTTCACCCCCGGAGGCACCTTGCGCGGCGTCAGCAGCGACACCACGTACATCACGACGAAACCGAGCGGCACGGTCCAC
It contains:
- a CDS encoding DUF998 domain-containing protein, producing the protein MLPAELAPTRSPARFVALAGAVAVLLTVALVGGMDVYQLGESTRHLRRTISEYALGPQRWVFDTAVLLLVSGSVAVLAVLVRHGVAKWNSVGSVAFAAWSVGLTLVVIFPKNNWAIGPSMSGSIHRFGSLLAFVALPVAAVLLARPWRRDPVWGAHARWTFRFGVLSALAFTPILYAIGVNAVVGTSWWRVIPLGYVERLLVLTEVVAVLVAAVWAVAVAHRPATPDPPAAPDPLVTPDPPATPDRPGGAQEYRPSSTSL
- a CDS encoding AMP-dependent synthetase/ligase, with translation MARSIPDLLRERVRETPDAEALRHREGAGWTSLTWAEVGEQVRRRALGFRGLGVRDEARVAIMATTSVDWILTDLAVLAAGGVTTTIYPSSTPDVVAHIVRDSGSVLVVADPELTGKVDAKVVTTDWEPDEAEGDYDAMVDELTPDRLATLIYTSGTTGTPKGVELTHDNWLYTAEAIRELGVLTPEDLHFLWLPMSHAFGKVLQVGMLATGVPTAVDGDVDRIAANLLDLRPTVVAAAPRIFEKIHQRVVASVREAGGVKAKLFDWALAVAEHPDWKVRRAIADKLVFSKLRDRVGGRVKYFVSGSAPLSRPVGEFFDRAGITILEGYGLTESSAASFVNRPGANKLGTVGEPLVGTEVRIADDGEVLIGGRGIMRGYRGLAEETSATLRDGWLHTGDIGELDEAGRLRITDRKKELIKTSGGKYVAPQAVEGLVKAGSPYIGNVLVHGDGRNYCVALVTLDADLAPGDLDADAEVGRAVSAANEKLARHETIKKFAVLPKDFSVDDGTLTASLKMRRKEIEGRYKDVLDGLYS
- a CDS encoding TetR/AcrR family transcriptional regulator — protein: MRSTGRRAVLDAALALVDEGGLDAVTISALTARSGVSNGSVYHHFGSRAGLLTVLYGESFAHCVAALAPALEVGGPEEVVREVAARYLRWVAEHPGRARFLYAAPATADPAVKAEVFEPVARWFAQRMAAGELREIPLWALDAVVMGPAHECARRHLMGVLDLTRAADLVGDAVWAAVAPVG
- a CDS encoding cellulase family glycosylhydrolase gives rise to the protein MAPRWPVLTLLTPLVAAVLSVPTASADDVVAAAVTEHQAESATISGGLVESNHAGYTGGGFVNYDNASGAYVEFTVTAATAGPATLSFRYANGTTTNRPVSVTVNGSAGVGVAFPGTGAWSTWGTGSATASLAAGANRVRVTATTANGGPNLDRLTVDTGTTSAGRPADVNGQLRVCGVKLCNQYGKPIQLRGMSTHGIQWYSQCVKTASLDALATDWGADVLRISMYVQEDGYETNPRKFTDLVHGYIEEATRRGMYALVDWHQLDPGDPNANIALARTFFTEVAQRHRDKTNIIYDIANEPNNVSWAGIKSYAEQMIPVIRAQDPDGVVFVGTHGWGSLGISDGRSEQDIVDNPVNATNFMYTFHFYAASHQDEYFAALQRAASRLPIFVTEFGTQTYTGDGANDFAYSQKYLDFLAANKIGWTNWNFSDDFRSGAVFKEGTCAGSTFAGTGVLKPAGVWIRDRMRTPDNFPTS
- a CDS encoding tetratricopeptide repeat protein; the protein is MRKKVDSGDTAAVVGLGVAAARRGDVAAAEVWYRAAADRGDVDGMNLVGLLCEERGAVAEASRWYARAAAEGDTVAMHGLARIARRDGRLDDAERWYREAADHGDQEAMTAVADLMSSTGRADDEWYRRAAESGDPRALAVLGTRLRAGGELAEAERWLRRAVEVTDEPFFMVELGSVLAERGDLDEAGTWHRRAASAGHVDALGHLGSVLVARGDLARAEEAYREAAGTGRRSAMAALALLLAHRGEVGEAEDWLARAATSAGVEVDHDLWSALPPLGATALDRRERDAATRVLVVLGVLARRQDDVDRAERCLRRAAGVGDAQAMHELGMLLTRWGAAARRAAAHRPGRRVEPVADQPATWFTRAAEAGHPDAMLSLSALHKGRPEGDLWWRRAIAARQADAMEALVDDSSG
- a CDS encoding effector-associated domain 2-containing protein, encoding MDSHNEVSGPVRGPVVQAGVITGGVHLHLPGDAGRQAEVDRARRHVAEGDHLASRFTGLTAFLHRRLLRAQEDTVRLTWERDHRPDDGHRREEAVGRARDAERRTARQLDRAAAARLTALRLALAARDGLRQVDPGADDVPAPPADPPPDSDLDPDGVDRWLEQGTGGVERLARALGEPLPGKGAPADVDTRPGDLLGPLVDALAAVPLLANTANRTLVVQLLGQRSGVALSVPESPHPRVHVSSIVLACLAQAGGIDDLLGVLEILEPGTLPLAEVRLVVARWRRATSA